One window of Pseudomonadota bacterium genomic DNA carries:
- a CDS encoding type IV toxin-antitoxin system AbiEi family antitoxin domain-containing protein: MERTLSQNEAKVVLDLEWRNQKTVTLAELREALGASEGYARKLAHGLVKKGWLERLRPGLFQLVPADRGREGVADTNPLAAGAVLVPKLRLRVDDQAFLVRQWQLFVQLASVIDLLLGVVDVVADEHTRVDLRLVCGRVHHQRKHIWIGLATKH; encoded by the coding sequence ATGGAACGAACCCTCTCCCAGAACGAGGCCAAGGTGGTCCTCGACCTCGAGTGGCGGAACCAGAAGACCGTCACCCTGGCCGAGCTGCGCGAAGCGCTCGGTGCTTCGGAGGGCTACGCCCGCAAGCTCGCCCACGGGCTGGTGAAGAAGGGCTGGCTCGAGCGTCTGCGCCCGGGCCTGTTCCAACTCGTCCCCGCTGATCGCGGCCGCGAGGGGGTCGCCGACACGAACCCGCTCGCCGCCGGCGCTGTGCTGGTTCCCAAGCTCCGTCTTCGAGTCGACGACCAAGCGTTTCTGGTACGCCAGTGGCAACTCTTCGTGCAGTTGGCGAGCGTAATTGATCTTCTCCTTGGCGTCGTCGACGTTGTAGCTGACGAACACACTCGCGTGGATCTCCGCCTGGTTTGTGGACGCGTCCACCATCAGCGTAAGCACATCTGGATCGGTCTCGCTACGAAGCACTAA